A genomic segment from Solenopsis invicta isolate M01_SB chromosome 5, UNIL_Sinv_3.0, whole genome shotgun sequence encodes:
- the LOC105203401 gene encoding trihelix transcription factor GTL1, which produces MADDKIILPILFGKKEELYTVMVSPEQYKWIKDGDQDVLQKIINEETEKRSATTIQQITNSNDCNQNFTSLKLDSIEGDNVKETQKENEPETTFTWPEKAVMLFLELYREQEHEFTTGLKRHNKIWSEIATELQNSNYNVSKIQVQNKMSSLKRTYKKIKDSNAKSGNHNSSWTFYSIMESLFSNKSWVCPSAVTSSDGPAEPSAFPSTSANYEASQFSSSTDNLECQDFV; this is translated from the exons ATGGCAgatgataaaattattcttcCAATTCTTTTTGGCAAAAAAGAAGAATTGTATACCGTTATGGTATCACCTGAGCAATATAAATGGATAAAAGATGGAG ATCAAGATGTActtcagaaaataattaatgaagaaacagaaaaaagaaGTGCTACTACGAtccaacaaattacaaattctaatgattgtaatcaaaattttacaagtcTAAAATTAGATTCAATTGAAGGTGATAATGTCAAAGAAACTCAAAAAGAAAATGAACCTGAAACAACATTTACTTGGCCAGAAAAAGCTGTCATGCTCTTTTTAGAGTTATATCGTGAACAAGAACATGAATTCACTACTGGGTTAAAACGTCATAACAAAATATGGTCCGAAATTGCTACAGAATTGCAGAACTCAAATTATAACGTTTCTAAAATACAAGTTCAAAATAAGATGTCAAGCTTAAAaagaacttataaaaaaattaaagattcgaATGCTAAGAGTGGAAATCACAACAGTTCTTGGACATTCTATTCCATTATGGAATCTTTATTTAGCAATAAAAGCTGGGTTTGTCCTTCAGCTGTAACTAGCAGTGATGGACCAGCTGAACCCAGTGCATTTCCGTCAACATCTGCAAATTATGAAGCCTcacaattttcttcatctacgGATAATTTAGAATGTCAGGATTTTGTCTAA
- the LOC120357783 gene encoding uncharacterized protein LOC120357783, translating into MLRHPRQDDSQEETGVSKPVIVDWFNFCREVCVFWADKHSEKLGGPGRIVEIDEAKLGRRKYNRGRLVKGQWIFGGYERDTKKIFVVPVEDRTTDTLLKCIKEWVLPGTTIVSDCWKSYDCLQHEGFQHLTVNHSYNFVDPQTGKKNLKYIYR; encoded by the exons ATGCTGCGACATCCACGTCAAGATGACTCGCAGGAGGAAACTGGCGTGTCGAAACCTGTAATTGTGGACTGGTTCAATTTTTGTCGCgag GTTTGTGTGTTCTGGGCTGATAAGCATAGCGAGAAGCTTGGTGGCCCAGGACGCATTGTAGAAATCGACGAGGCAAAACTTGGCCGACGTAAATACAATCGGGGTCGACTCGTCAAAGGCCAATGGATTTTCGGAGGATACGAGCGAGACACAAAGAAGATTTTCGTCGTTCCAGTGGAGGATCGCACAACGGACACACTTTTAAAGTGTATAAAAGAGTGGGTTTTACCAGGAACCACCATCGTGTCAGATTGTTGGAAGTCTTATGATTGTTTACAACATGAAGGCTTCCAACATCTGACAGTAAACCACTCGTATAACTTTGTCGATCCTCAAACgggtaagaaaaatttaaaatatatctaccgttaa